GTCTCGAGAACCTCGGCGATCGTCTCGTTGATGGCCGGACGATCCGCCTCGGCGAAGAACTCGATGGCGTCCATCGAGCCGATCTCGTCGGCGTCGTAGCCGCTGACCGTGGCGAGCGACTCGTTCCACCGTAGGAGGGTCCCGTCCTCGTCGATCACGTAAAACACGTCGTCGATGGCGTCGAGGACGTCGTCGGTGTAGGCCTTGTATCGCTGCAGTTCCCGCTCGCGCTCGCGCAACCGCCGCTCGTCGGCCTTCCGGTCGGTCATGTCGCGACTGATCGCCAGAAACCGGTTCTCGTCGGCGAAATCGATCCGGATCAGGTGAACCTCGACGGGGAACGTCGAGCCGTCACGGCGGCGGTACCGGTCCTTGAACTTGCGCCGCTCGCCGACCGAGAGCTCCGCGAGCAGCGCCTCGACGTCGGCGGCGTCGAACAGCTCTTCGTGCTCCCAGATCTTCGTGCCGACCAGCTCCGACTCCTCGTACCCCAACACCTCGCAGAACCGGTGGTTCGCCTCGACGATTGTCCCCTCGGTATCGAGCACGTCGATCATGTCGGGGGAATTCTCGAACAGCGCCTCGAGGCGCGCGCTCGTCGACTCCAACCGGCGTTCGCGGTCCTTGCGCTCGGTGATGTCCTCGAGGGCGCCCATCGTGCCGACGATCTCGCCGTCGGCGCCGTGGATCGGGGCGGCGGAGATACTCACGTCGATCCGCTCGCCGTCTTTCCTCACCCGCCGAGTCTCGAGCCCGGCGATCGACTCGCCATCGAACAGTCGGTCGAAGATCTCGCGGTGGTCTTCCCCCCGGTCGTCCGGAATGAACGGCAGTGGTTCGCCGAGCACCTCGTCCTCGCTCCAGCCGAAGATACGTTCGGCGGCGGGGTTCCACAGCGTCACCGTCTCGTCGGTGTCGAGCGCGACCAGCGCCGACGGGGAGGCCTCGATCATCGCACTGAGGCGCTCGTTCGTCTCCCGGAGCTCCCGTTCGCGCTCGTCGAACCGGCGCTCCCGTTCGCGCTCCCGGACCGCCGTCGTCAGTTCGTCGATCGCCGTCGAGAGGCGACCGAGGGCATCCTCGCGGTCGAGTTCGAAGTCGACGGCTTCGGCGTCCGCTTCGGGACCGGCGATCGCCTCGTCGACCTCGCCGTTGCGAACCTGCGAGACGAACGTCTCGAGTTCGCCCGCGAGGCGCTCGAGCGTCGACTCCCGATCGGCGCCGTCGCGAGCGGCAAGTCCGAGGACGAACGGGAGCGGGACGATCGACGGGTCGTAGAGTTCCGGTCCAAGACCGAGGAATAGCGAACCGGCGAGAATCACCCCGAGGAGGACCGGCGACCGCCGGCCGAGAGACCCGTCGAGAATGCTGCTGCGTGACGAACGACTGACCATAAGCGACGTATGCGAGGACCGTACATGATCTGCAGGGATCGTATCGCCCGATCGCTGGCGAAATTTACCGCGAGACTACGCTCCGTAGTGGCCGTCCGGCAACTCGGGCACGACAACCGCTCGCGATCGGATCGACCGACCGACGAGATGTCCCCTCGAGCGGTTCAGTTCGGCCGATTCGGTCGGGCTTCTATATGTGTAGTGTCTCGATCGCGACGGGTTTACGTGTATAATGAATAGCCGGATAGCCACCGCTGGCCTTTGAACGACTAACATGTCCGGAACGACGCTCGACTACCACAACGATTCGCTCAGTCTCTCAGTGATCGAGGCCCTCGCCGACGCGACCGACACCGACCCCGTCGAACTCGAGCCGCTGTACCACGTCGTCGACCCCGAGGCGCTCGATCAGCTCTTTCAGGGAACCACGCCGGCAACCGCGCGCGTCCAGTTCAGCTACGGCGAGCACACCGTCGAAGTTCGCGGCGACGGAACCATTCTGGTCGACGGAACGGTCCATGAGAGCCCGTAAGCGGTGCGGTCGAACAACGACGAGGCCAATCGACCCCTCCGGCACCGAGCCCAGCGGCGCGAATCGATCGGGAGGACGCCGATGACGCCGGCAACGGTCGCGCCCGTCCTCGACGGCCCGTCGCCGATCGCCGGGGAGCTCACGGCCCTCGCCGTCGGCGATCGACGGCACACCGAGCGAGTCGAAGCCGCCGTCGACGACGACGATCAGATCACGGTTCGGACCGCACCGTCGGTCGCGGACGCCCTCCCGGAACTCGACGACGTCGACTGTTTTGTCGGCTCTTACCCGCCGGAAAACGGCACCGGACTCATCGAGCGGGTCACCGAAGGGGCGATCGACCTCCCGATCGTCCTGCTCGTCGACGAGGGAGCGACGGTCGAGGATGGGGTGCGCTCTCACGACTGGCTCGACTGGGTGGACCGCGCCGCGGCGATCGAGGACGGCGAGCGGCTGCGCCGTCGGATTCGGTCGCTCGTCGAGCGGCGGCGACTCGCCGGACTCACTCGGCGCTCGCTGGCCGGTATCGAACTCGCCGGGGACGCGATCGCCATCGTCGCGCCCGACGGCACCGTCCAGTTCGCGAACCGTGGATTCGCGATGCAGTTCGGCTACAGTCGGGACGACCTCGCCGGACGTTCGTGGCGGACGCTGTTTACCGACGACAGCGTCGATCGCCTCGAGACGGCCGCGGTGCCGACGGTCGCGGACGGCTGGCGTTGGACCGGAAGCTGTACCGGCCGTCGAAACTCGGGGGTGACGTTTCCGGTTCGGGTTCGCCTGGGCGGTCCCGAGGACGGTGGGCTGGTATTCGTCGTCGAACCCGTCGATACGGACGCCGAACGGGACGCCGATGCGGGCGACTCGAGCTAGGTCGGTTTCCCGCTGTTCTATCTACGACGCTGCCTTCTCCGTCTCAGTAGCGGCGAGAGCGTTACCAGTGTGACCATCCGCGTCTCTGAT
This genomic window from Haloterrigena salifodinae contains:
- a CDS encoding PAS domain-containing protein, which encodes MTPATVAPVLDGPSPIAGELTALAVGDRRHTERVEAAVDDDDQITVRTAPSVADALPELDDVDCFVGSYPPENGTGLIERVTEGAIDLPIVLLVDEGATVEDGVRSHDWLDWVDRAAAIEDGERLRRRIRSLVERRRLAGLTRRSLAGIELAGDAIAIVAPDGTVQFANRGFAMQFGYSRDDLAGRSWRTLFTDDSVDRLETAAVPTVADGWRWTGSCTGRRNSGVTFPVRVRLGGPEDGGLVFVVEPVDTDAERDADAGDSS
- a CDS encoding HalOD1 output domain-containing protein translates to MSGTTLDYHNDSLSLSVIEALADATDTDPVELEPLYHVVDPEALDQLFQGTTPATARVQFSYGEHTVEVRGDGTILVDGTVHESP